A window of Bos taurus isolate L1 Dominette 01449 registration number 42190680 breed Hereford chromosome 19, ARS-UCD2.0, whole genome shotgun sequence contains these coding sequences:
- the MAP2K3 gene encoding dual specificity mitogen-activated protein kinase kinase 3 gives MESPAPSPPAGVPTSKGKSRRKKDLRISCMSKPPAPSPTLPRNLDSRAFITIGDRNFEVEADDLVTISELGRGAYGVVEKVRHAQSGTIMAVKRIRATVNSQEQKRLLMDLDVNMRTVDCFYTVTFYGALFREGDVWICMELMDTSLDKFYRKVLDKGMTIPEDILGEIAVSIVRALEHLHSKLSVIHRDVKPSNVLINKEGHVKMCDFGISGYLVDSVAKTMDAGCKPYMAPERINPELNQKGYNVKSDVWSLGITMIEMAILRFPYESWGTPFQQLKQVVEEPSPQLPADRFSPEFVDFTAQCLRKNPAERMSYLELMEHPFFTSHKTKKTDIAAFVKEILGEDS, from the exons ATGGAGTCCCCTGCCCCGAGCCCGCCCGCCGGCGTGCCCACGTCCAAAG GAAAGTCCAGGAGGAAAAAGGATTTACGAATCTCCTGCATGTCCAAGCCGCCGGCGCCCAGCCCCAC GCTCCCCCGGAACCTGGACTCCCGGGCATTCATCACCATTGGAGACAGG AACTTTGAGGTGGAGGCGGATGACCTGGTGACCATTTCAGAGCTGGGCCGAGGTGCCTATGGGGTGGTGGAGAAGGTGCGGCATGCCCAGAGTGGCACCATCATGGCCGTGAAG CGCATCCGGGCCACCGTGAACTCTCAGGAGCAGAAGCGCCTGCTCATGGACCTAGATGTCAACATGCGCACGGTGGACTGTTTCTACACCGTCACCTTCTATGGGGCCCTCTTTAGAGAG GGAGACGTGTGGATCTGCATGGAGCTCATGGACACGTCCCTGGACAAGTTCTATCGGAAGGTGCTAGACAAGGGCATGACGATCCCAGAAGACATTCTCGGGGAGATCGCTGTGTCT ATCGTGAGGGCCCTGGAACACCTGCACAGCAAGCTGTCCGTGATCCACAGAG ATGTGAAGCCGTCCAATGTCCTTATCAACAAGGAGGGCCACGTGAAGATGTGTGACTTTGGGATCAGTGGTTACTTGGTGGATTCCGTGGCCAAGACAATGGATGCTGGCTGCAAACCCTACATGGCC CCTGAGAGAATCAACCCAGAACTGAACCAGAAAGGCTACAATGTCAAGTCCGATGTCTGGAGCCTCGGCATCACCATG ATCGAGATGGCCATTCTGCGATTTCCTTACGAGTCCTGGGGGACCCCCTTCCAGCAGCTGAAGCAGGTGGTAGAGGAGCCGtccccccagctcccagctgaCCGTTTCTCCCCTGAGTTTGTGGACTTTACTGCACAGTG CCTGAGAAAGAACCCCGCGGAACGCATGAGCTACCTGGAGCTGATG GAGCACCCTTTCTTCACCTCGCACAAAACCAAGAAGACTGACATCGCTGCCTTCGTGAAGgagatcctgggagaggactcgTAG